The Thermodesulfobacteriota bacterium genomic sequence TGGCGTCATTTTTACCACTACATTTTCCAATGTAACGGTTTCTCTGCTGAGGAATTACATCCCTCAGAGAATACGGATGATCGTCCAAGTTCTCATTATTGCAAGCTATGTCATGATGGTCGATATCATCATCAAGGCCCTAGCACCGGAAATCCATCGATTTATCGGCCCTTATGTGGGGCTGATCATTACCAACTGTATTATTATGGGGCGTGCCGAAGCATTTGCCAGTAGCCACAAACCCCTTCCATCACTCTTGGACGGTATGGCCTGCGGGCTGGGGTATTCCATGGTATTGATTACGATTGCCGTGGTTCGTGAAATGTTGGGGTTTGGCACCATCCTCGGCTATTCGCTGCCTGGAAAGGAAATCTGGTGGCACCAATGGACGATTATGGTCATGCCGCCGGGTGCATTTTTCATGCTGGCTATCGTCACCTGGATTGCCAGAGCAAAATTTGAACCCAAAGAAGAGATTTCATAAATTCAAATTAATGGACATTTTAAACACAGGCATATTTCAAAACTTTCTGCTGATTCTCATATCAGCGGCACTTACGGATAACATTTTACTGGCCCGTTTTCTCGGAATGTGCTCCTGTTTAGGGGTATCCAAAAAAGTGGATACCAGTATCGGCTTAGGCGCGGCGGTCATTTTTGTTACCGCCTGTACTTCAGCAATCAATTTCCTGGTGTATGAATTTTTGCTGGTTCCCCTCGAATTGGCGTATTTGAAGCTTATCGTTTTTATCATTGTTATCGCTGGCTTCGTTCAGTTTGTGGAAATGGTGATAGAACGCCTATCAATGAAGCTTTATAGTGCTTTAGGTATTTTTCTTCCATTGATAACGGTCAACTGTGCCATTTTAGGAACCTCACTTTTTATGCTCAATAAACCCTATAACCTGTTTGAGGCATTTACATTCGGTTTGGGAGCTGGTTTGGGTTGGTTTATTGCCATTACCATCGTAGGTGGAATACGTGAAAGGATAAACGAAGCCGCTGTTCCTAAGGGATTAGAAGGTCCGGGAATTACTTTAATTGTTATCGGTATCATGGCGCTTGGGTTTGTGGGATTTTCCGGAATGATCAAAATTTAATCATGCAGGCGATATGCTATATGCAGTCATAATATCTGTGGTTTTTCTGTCGACATGCGGCGCTTTACTGGCATCTCTGCTGGTCATTGCTGAAAAAAAGATTCTTAATTATGGACCTTGTGAAATTGATATCAATGATAGTAATCGGCAATTGACGGTGGAAGGCGGTGTGCCCCTTTTATCCGCCCTGGCTGAAAACAGTATTTATATACCGTCCGCCTGCGGTGGAAAAGGAAGCTGCGCATATTGTAAACTGAAGGTTAAAGAAGGGGCCGGATTTGTCGGGCCGATTGAAGCCCCGCATCTGACACCCGAGGAATTAAAAACAGGTGTACGGCTATCCTGCCAGGTTAAAATCCGCAATAATCTTCGTATTGAAATCCCCGAAGCGCTTTTTTCCGTAAGGCACTACCGCGCAAGGCTCATCAGCAAAACAATGCTAACCTATGATATTGTAGGACTGCGCATCGAGCTCATCGAACCCCGAACAATTGATTTCTTGGCGGGTCAATATATACAACTTGAATCCGAAGAATATAAAGGTAGAGAAGCCGTCATGCGTGCCTATTCCATTTCTTCAGCACCGTCTGATAACCGGCACATTGAAATTATGATTCGAAAGGTTCCCGAAGGGATATGCACCACTTGGGTATTTGACCATCTTAAGGAAGGTAAGGATCTATATTTTTCAGGCCCCTATGGTGAATTTCATTTGACGGATACGGATGCACCGATTATTTTTATTGCCGGTGGAAGCGGTATGGCCCCCATCTGGGGCATTTTGCAAGATATGATTGAAAAAGGGATTCAACGAGAAACAAGTTACTTCTTTGGCGCCCTCACCCAGAAAGACCTGTTTTATACAAAAGAACTGGACAAGCTGTCCCGCGA encodes the following:
- the rsxE gene encoding electron transport complex subunit RsxE, giving the protein MGAKKIFTQGLFSDNPIYRQVLGICSALAVTNLLANTLFMCFGVIFTTTFSNVTVSLLRNYIPQRIRMIVQVLIIASYVMMVDIIIKALAPEIHRFIGPYVGLIITNCIIMGRAEAFASSHKPLPSLLDGMACGLGYSMVLITIAVVREMLGFGTILGYSLPGKEIWWHQWTIMVMPPGAFFMLAIVTWIARAKFEPKEEIS
- a CDS encoding Rnf-Nqr domain containing protein; protein product: MDILNTGIFQNFLLILISAALTDNILLARFLGMCSCLGVSKKVDTSIGLGAAVIFVTACTSAINFLVYEFLLVPLELAYLKLIVFIIVIAGFVQFVEMVIERLSMKLYSALGIFLPLITVNCAILGTSLFMLNKPYNLFEAFTFGLGAGLGWFIAITIVGGIRERINEAAVPKGLEGPGITLIVIGIMALGFVGFSGMIKI
- a CDS encoding FAD-binding oxidoreductase, whose amino-acid sequence is MLYAVIISVVFLSTCGALLASLLVIAEKKILNYGPCEIDINDSNRQLTVEGGVPLLSALAENSIYIPSACGGKGSCAYCKLKVKEGAGFVGPIEAPHLTPEELKTGVRLSCQVKIRNNLRIEIPEALFSVRHYRARLISKTMLTYDIVGLRIELIEPRTIDFLAGQYIQLESEEYKGREAVMRAYSISSAPSDNRHIEIMIRKVPEGICTTWVFDHLKEGKDLYFSGPYGEFHLTDTDAPIIFIAGGSGMAPIWGILQDMIEKGIQRETSYFFGALTQKDLFYTKELDKLSREQDWFTFIPALSREAENSDWQGERGLITDIVKRYFPDTSSHEAYLCGSPGMIDACVSVLKSGGMPENKIYYDKFA